Proteins from a genomic interval of Streptomyces sp. SID8374:
- a CDS encoding GNAT family N-acetyltransferase, translating into MTADRAGTLTVTLCRDFGEFGALAGEWDALHRRCATATPFQSHAWLHSWWISYGQEGRLRVLLVRRSGRLIGAAPLMLVHRPMPLLVPMGGAISDFFDILVDEEEAGHAVGALQRGLDRAARHTVVDLREVRPDASAQLLFGRWPGARSRLTDSTCMELPAEPLGDLVARLTGSRGQRLRAKLRRIEALDVEARKVPQDRVPAAIGTLLRLHELQWRDRGVNPEHLRARFSDHLVRSVGRMVGNGTAAVTEFLMGGEVVAANLTLQSGHLAGGYLYGADPGLRERKVDVSTMLLREVSQQASDTGREVLSLLRGAEQYKNHWQPVTVVNQRLLLARPGLEPLLRLRESQVAVRERAVETVKARFPAARDWHERLTTLPVIGR; encoded by the coding sequence ATGACGGCCGACCGGGCGGGCACCCTCACCGTGACCCTCTGCCGGGACTTCGGGGAGTTCGGCGCGCTCGCCGGTGAGTGGGACGCACTGCACCGCCGCTGCGCCACCGCCACCCCGTTCCAGAGCCATGCGTGGCTCCACTCCTGGTGGATCTCCTACGGTCAGGAGGGGAGGCTGCGGGTCCTGCTGGTCCGGCGCTCCGGGCGGCTGATCGGGGCGGCGCCGCTGATGCTGGTGCACCGTCCGATGCCGCTGCTGGTGCCGATGGGCGGGGCGATCTCCGATTTCTTCGACATCCTGGTGGACGAGGAGGAGGCGGGGCACGCGGTCGGCGCGCTCCAGCGCGGTCTGGACCGGGCCGCCCGGCACACCGTGGTCGATCTGCGGGAGGTCCGGCCGGACGCGTCGGCGCAGCTGCTGTTCGGCCGGTGGCCGGGCGCGCGGAGCCGGCTCACGGACTCGACCTGCATGGAGCTGCCCGCCGAGCCGCTGGGCGATCTGGTGGCGCGGCTCACCGGCTCGCGCGGCCAGCGGCTGCGGGCCAAGCTCCGCCGGATCGAGGCCCTGGACGTCGAGGCCCGCAAGGTCCCGCAGGACCGGGTGCCCGCGGCGATCGGCACCCTGCTGCGGCTCCACGAACTCCAGTGGCGCGACCGCGGGGTCAACCCGGAGCACCTGCGGGCCCGGTTCTCGGACCACCTGGTCCGGTCGGTGGGGCGGATGGTGGGGAACGGCACGGCCGCCGTCACCGAGTTCCTGATGGGCGGCGAGGTCGTGGCGGCCAACCTGACCCTTCAGTCCGGGCACCTGGCGGGCGGCTATCTGTACGGGGCGGACCCCGGGCTGCGGGAGCGGAAGGTCGATGTGTCGACCATGCTGCTGCGTGAGGTGTCCCAGCAGGCCTCGGACACCGGCCGGGAGGTGCTGAGCCTGCTGCGCGGCGCCGAGCAGTACAAGAACCACTGGCAGCCGGTCACGGTGGTCAACCAGCGGCTGCTGCTGGCCCGCCCGGGTCTGGAGCCGCTGCTGCGGCTGCGGGAGTCGCAGGTGGCGGTGCGGGAGCGGGCCGTGGAGACCGTGAAGGCACGGTTCCCCGCCGCCCGGGACTGGCACGAGCGGCTTACCACGCTTCCGGTCATCGGGCGGTGA
- a CDS encoding lipopolysaccharide biosynthesis protein: MTESPEQQRPAALRKRLRTSLTRLPHWWPLPVCVLLGTASGLSYGLLAAPQYEATSYAMAVAEEETDPSAALGYAQSYGRLVTSDATLSYAQGAAGEPMRALRSQVRSETSPDSPMIAVTGTSNSADKAADIANAVIEAVIVSSGHVSKDTGVKLIKFTHAMKPDQPVSPSVPLGTAVGAAAGGLLGGLVLLVRPRRAGWSVSAQVPGPTAAEDHTPTDDRELVR; encoded by the coding sequence ATGACCGAGTCTCCCGAGCAGCAGCGACCCGCCGCCCTGCGGAAGCGGCTGCGCACCTCCCTCACCCGGCTGCCCCACTGGTGGCCCCTGCCCGTCTGTGTGCTGCTCGGCACCGCGTCCGGGCTCTCGTACGGGCTGCTCGCCGCCCCCCAGTACGAGGCCACCAGCTACGCCATGGCGGTCGCCGAGGAGGAGACCGACCCCTCGGCCGCGCTCGGCTACGCCCAGTCCTACGGCCGCCTCGTGACCAGCGACGCGACGCTCTCCTACGCCCAGGGCGCGGCCGGTGAGCCGATGCGTGCCCTGCGCTCCCAGGTGCGTTCGGAGACCTCGCCCGACTCGCCGATGATCGCGGTGACGGGCACGTCGAACAGCGCGGACAAGGCGGCCGACATCGCCAACGCGGTGATCGAGGCCGTCATCGTGAGCAGCGGCCATGTCTCCAAGGACACCGGGGTGAAGCTGATCAAGTTCACCCATGCGATGAAGCCCGACCAGCCGGTCTCGCCGTCGGTGCCGCTCGGCACCGCAGTGGGAGCGGCCGCGGGCGGTCTGCTGGGCGGCCTCGTGCTGCTCGTACGGCCCCGGCGCGCGGGCTGGAGCGTCTCCGCCCAGGTGCCCGGGCCGACCGCCGCCGAGGACCACACCCCCACCGACGACCGGGAGCTCGTGCGATGA
- a CDS encoding glycosyltransferase — MRALHVITGLGVGGAEQQLRLLLRHLPVECDVVTLTNPGPVADGLRADGVRVIHLGMRGNRDLSAVGRLTRLIRDGRYDLVHTHLYRACVYGRIAARLAGVRAAVATEHSLGRAEIEGRPLTRGIRALYLSTERLGAATVAVSSTVAGRLRDWGVPAERIRLVPNGIDADRYRFDPDRRLAVRAALGIPDDAFVVGGVGRLVPGKRFDVLVRAVAALPEARLLLAGDGPEAGALRTLAAELGAADRIRLLGECGADGGGPVPGVPALLSAVDTFVSTSREESFGLAAVEALAAGLPVLHDACPAIDDLSAAHAPGATRIAGSPDELTAVLRQRIQARPDRRPPPRAVGHYDIRRSSERLMDVYAYALDTAPPNRRALS, encoded by the coding sequence GTGAGGGCGCTGCACGTCATCACCGGGCTCGGGGTCGGCGGCGCCGAGCAGCAGTTGCGGCTGCTGCTGCGCCATCTGCCGGTGGAGTGCGACGTGGTGACGCTCACCAACCCGGGCCCGGTGGCGGACGGCCTGCGGGCCGACGGGGTACGCGTCATCCACCTGGGGATGCGCGGCAACCGGGACCTCTCGGCCGTCGGGCGGCTGACCCGGCTGATCCGCGACGGCCGCTACGACCTGGTCCACACCCACCTCTACCGGGCCTGTGTGTACGGGAGGATCGCGGCGCGCCTCGCGGGTGTGCGGGCGGCCGTGGCCACCGAGCACTCCCTGGGGCGCGCCGAGATCGAGGGCCGCCCGCTGACCCGGGGCATCCGCGCCCTGTACCTCTCCACCGAACGGCTCGGCGCGGCCACCGTCGCGGTCTCCTCCACCGTCGCCGGGCGGCTGCGGGACTGGGGGGTGCCCGCCGAGCGGATCCGGCTGGTGCCCAACGGCATCGACGCGGACCGCTACCGCTTCGACCCGGACCGGCGGCTCGCCGTCCGGGCGGCGCTGGGGATCCCCGATGACGCGTTCGTGGTCGGCGGGGTGGGCCGGCTGGTACCCGGCAAACGTTTCGACGTGCTGGTCCGGGCGGTCGCCGCGCTGCCGGAGGCCCGGCTGCTGCTGGCCGGTGACGGGCCGGAGGCCGGGGCGCTCAGGACCCTGGCGGCCGAGCTGGGGGCGGCGGACCGGATCCGCCTCCTCGGTGAGTGCGGGGCGGACGGAGGCGGCCCGGTCCCCGGGGTCCCGGCCCTGCTGAGCGCCGTCGACACCTTCGTATCGACGTCCCGTGAGGAGTCGTTCGGGCTGGCCGCCGTGGAGGCGCTCGCCGCCGGGCTGCCCGTCCTGCACGACGCCTGCCCGGCCATCGACGACCTGTCCGCCGCCCACGCACCGGGCGCCACCCGGATCGCCGGGAGCCCCGACGAGCTGACCGCCGTGCTGCGGCAGCGGATACAGGCCCGCCCGGACCGCCGCCCGCCACCACGGGCCGTCGGCCACTACGACATCCGGCGCAGCAGCGAGCGCCTGATGGATGTGTACGCGTACGCCCTCGACACCGCCCCACCGAACCGGAGAGCCCTTTCATGA
- a CDS encoding polysaccharide deacetylase family protein: MAADPSAPRADAPSSRLRPHTRRQPWILTYHSVTDTDDDPYGITVSPRRLGEQLAWLRSRGLRGVGVSELMRAHAAGRRDLVGLTFDDGYGDFLHEALPVLRVHGCTATVYVLPGRPGGVNEWDPLGPRKPLLTHDEIRRVAEAGMEVGSHGLLHRDLTTLADEELRHETFHSRELIAELTGTLPEGFCYPYGTLDRRVAEAVRSAGYGYGCALAPGPLISRFALPRTHISQADRGVRLWAKDLRHGLRHGAVPGAGSRTASPVRAGGPR, from the coding sequence ATGGCCGCTGACCCCTCGGCGCCTCGCGCCGATGCCCCCTCGTCCCGGCTCCGCCCGCACACCCGCCGCCAGCCCTGGATCCTCACGTACCACTCGGTCACCGACACCGACGACGACCCGTACGGCATCACCGTCTCCCCCCGGCGGCTCGGCGAGCAGCTGGCGTGGCTGCGCAGCAGAGGGCTACGCGGGGTGGGGGTGTCGGAGCTGATGCGGGCGCACGCGGCGGGGAGGCGCGATCTGGTCGGGCTGACCTTCGACGACGGGTACGGGGACTTCCTCCATGAGGCGCTGCCGGTGCTGCGCGTCCACGGCTGCACCGCGACCGTCTACGTCCTGCCGGGACGGCCGGGAGGGGTGAACGAGTGGGACCCGCTGGGGCCCCGGAAACCGCTGCTCACCCACGACGAGATCCGGCGGGTCGCCGAGGCGGGGATGGAGGTCGGCTCGCACGGCCTGCTGCACCGGGACCTCACCACGCTGGCGGACGAGGAGCTGCGCCACGAGACGTTCCACAGCCGGGAGTTGATCGCCGAGCTGACGGGGACGCTCCCGGAGGGCTTCTGCTACCCGTACGGCACGTTGGACCGGCGGGTGGCGGAGGCGGTGCGCTCTGCCGGGTACGGGTACGGCTGCGCGCTGGCGCCCGGGCCGCTGATCAGCCGGTTCGCCCTCCCCCGCACCCACATCAGCCAGGCGGACCGGGGCGTACGGCTCTGGGCGAAGGACCTGCGGCACGGGCTGCGCCACGGGGCGGTTCCCGGCGCGGGCTCCCGTACGGCCTCCCCGGTGCGGGCGGGCGGCCCCCGGTGA
- a CDS encoding lipid II flippase MurJ — MSDTGTGTEAEARSREGLPREAPPGKAAPPLLPGPGQPPGSGLTGTTAAGDAPEPAGGGEAPGLGSFLARAAAATAVLTVVGAVLGLVRDQAIARYFGASDASDAFLIAWTVPEMAATLLIEDGMALLLVPAFSLALTRRADTEAAKGTEATGEPDADGEPRPDPVRQLVAATLPRLCVLLMAGAALLMAGAPWVVGVLAPGLADPGLAVDCTRLTAVTVLTFGITGYFSAALRAHRSFLPPAGVYVAYNVGIIGMTLALHSVWGVRAAAAGVAVGSLLMILTQLPTFLRLLPLARPRLRRIRKRVRRTAPLLGVTVLAPVVLFVVSRQSQVLVERFLASTLPAGAISHLNYAQKVAQMPMVLSLMICTVTFPVVARAMADGNHEKARQRVERDLALAGMVVLLGTAVVLGYAPQIIDVLFQRGAFDTADTEATAQVMRVYAAGLLGHCLVGALSRPFFSSGRPTWFPAFAMGTGLLVTMGAGYALTYRFGVDGIATANAIGISTTALLLLMGLGTRVVPIRARAVALSLGRLAGAALVAGAAGWAAAPLLPDAVLSLAAGCVLVPAVFFLTGLALRSPEVVSLLALIRRRFTDGR, encoded by the coding sequence GTGAGCGACACCGGTACGGGGACGGAGGCGGAGGCCCGCTCCCGGGAGGGACTCCCCCGCGAGGCACCTCCCGGCAAAGCCGCCCCTCCCCTGCTCCCGGGCCCCGGCCAGCCCCCCGGCTCCGGCCTCACGGGGACCACCGCCGCCGGGGACGCGCCGGAACCTGCGGGCGGCGGCGAGGCTCCCGGCCTCGGGTCCTTCCTCGCCCGCGCGGCGGCGGCCACTGCGGTGCTGACCGTGGTCGGCGCCGTACTGGGCCTCGTACGGGACCAGGCGATCGCCCGGTACTTCGGCGCGAGCGACGCCAGCGACGCGTTCCTGATCGCCTGGACCGTGCCGGAGATGGCGGCCACGCTGCTGATCGAGGACGGGATGGCGCTCCTGCTCGTCCCGGCCTTCAGTCTCGCCCTCACCCGCCGCGCGGACACCGAGGCCGCGAAGGGCACCGAGGCCACCGGGGAGCCGGATGCCGACGGGGAGCCCCGACCCGACCCCGTACGCCAACTGGTGGCGGCCACCCTGCCCCGGCTCTGCGTCCTGCTCATGGCCGGTGCGGCGCTGCTGATGGCGGGCGCCCCCTGGGTCGTCGGCGTCCTCGCCCCCGGGCTGGCCGACCCGGGCCTCGCGGTGGACTGCACCCGGCTGACCGCCGTCACCGTGCTCACCTTCGGGATCACCGGCTACTTCAGCGCCGCGCTGCGCGCCCACCGCAGCTTCCTGCCCCCCGCCGGGGTCTACGTCGCGTACAACGTCGGCATCATCGGCATGACGCTGGCGCTGCACTCGGTGTGGGGCGTACGGGCGGCGGCGGCGGGCGTCGCCGTCGGCAGCCTGCTGATGATCCTCACCCAGCTCCCCACCTTCCTGCGGCTGCTGCCCCTGGCGCGGCCCCGCCTCAGGCGGATCAGGAAGCGTGTCCGGCGCACCGCTCCCCTGCTGGGTGTGACCGTCCTCGCCCCGGTCGTGCTGTTCGTGGTGAGCCGTCAGTCACAGGTGCTGGTGGAGCGGTTCCTGGCCTCCACGCTCCCGGCGGGCGCCATCTCGCATCTGAACTACGCGCAGAAGGTCGCGCAGATGCCGATGGTGCTCTCGCTGATGATCTGCACGGTGACGTTCCCCGTCGTCGCGCGGGCGATGGCCGACGGGAACCACGAGAAGGCCCGGCAGCGGGTGGAGCGGGATCTCGCGCTGGCGGGCATGGTCGTGCTGCTCGGCACGGCGGTCGTCCTCGGTTACGCGCCCCAGATCATCGATGTGCTCTTCCAGCGCGGCGCGTTCGACACCGCCGACACCGAGGCCACCGCCCAGGTGATGCGGGTCTACGCGGCGGGGCTGCTCGGCCACTGTCTCGTCGGCGCGCTGAGCCGCCCGTTCTTCTCGTCCGGGCGGCCCACCTGGTTCCCGGCGTTCGCCATGGGCACCGGGCTGCTCGTCACGATGGGCGCCGGGTACGCGCTCACGTACCGCTTCGGCGTCGACGGCATCGCCACGGCCAACGCCATCGGGATCAGCACGACCGCGCTGCTCCTGCTGATGGGTCTCGGCACCCGGGTGGTCCCGATCCGGGCCCGGGCGGTCGCCCTCTCCCTGGGCCGTCTCGCGGGCGCCGCCCTGGTGGCCGGGGCGGCGGGCTGGGCGGCGGCGCCGCTGCTCCCCGACGCCGTGCTGAGCCTGGCCGCCGGGTGTGTCCTCGTCCCCGCCGTCTTCTTCCTGACCGGGCTGGCCCTGCGCTCGCCCGAGGTCGTCTCCCTGCTGGCACTCATCCGACGGAGGTTCACAGATGGCCGCTGA
- a CDS encoding O-antigen ligase family protein, producing MAATLTAPAPEAPARTVPHPNRGGWRSRWPLLPLIATVLLPALPYGFAGGGGPGVGPADIASGIAVLVCVGRLLYLRQRPLSGAAALVLGLPAVGFAVATVTAADPAAALPGLVRYLQVFVLVPAAVCLLLKDAHGFRIVAGALVVLALVQGVVGVDQYVTGTGASYMGEEVRAVGTFGPSDIMGMATVVAYGLLAAAAFALRTPRNAPAWLRPAAAVVAVGLIVPLALSFSRGVWIATALALLVALSLTGRRQALTSLAVLGATAVVLVGGFGIGSEMIAERAASVTQVTRAPDRSVNDRYTMWSAAGSMWREQPVAGVGLKGFPAHRDAHASIGLSSGSDTAGAGQEFRRQALLSPHNMYLLILSEQGLIGLTAVVGSWAAILVGAVRRLVRARSRGHAAVDCGLVAVALMTWQSVNFLYSDIGGPTTVLGGVVLGLAAWWALAEPGKAGTA from the coding sequence ATGGCCGCCACCCTGACCGCACCGGCGCCCGAGGCCCCGGCCCGTACCGTTCCGCATCCGAACCGGGGCGGCTGGCGGAGCCGGTGGCCGCTGCTCCCCCTGATCGCGACCGTCCTGCTGCCCGCCCTGCCGTACGGGTTCGCGGGCGGCGGCGGCCCCGGGGTGGGTCCGGCCGACATCGCCTCCGGCATCGCGGTGCTGGTCTGTGTGGGACGGCTGCTGTACCTCCGGCAGCGCCCGCTCAGCGGAGCCGCCGCCCTGGTGCTGGGGCTGCCCGCCGTGGGCTTCGCGGTGGCGACGGTGACGGCCGCCGACCCGGCCGCCGCACTGCCGGGCCTGGTCCGCTACCTCCAGGTCTTCGTGCTGGTCCCGGCCGCCGTCTGCCTCCTGCTCAAGGACGCCCACGGCTTCCGGATCGTGGCCGGTGCGCTGGTGGTCCTGGCCCTCGTCCAGGGCGTCGTCGGCGTCGACCAGTACGTCACCGGGACCGGCGCCTCGTACATGGGCGAGGAGGTCCGGGCGGTCGGCACGTTCGGGCCCAGCGACATCATGGGGATGGCCACGGTCGTCGCCTACGGGCTGCTGGCCGCCGCCGCGTTCGCGCTGCGGACCCCGCGCAACGCTCCGGCCTGGCTGCGCCCAGCAGCCGCGGTCGTCGCCGTCGGGCTGATCGTGCCGCTCGCGCTCTCCTTCAGCCGGGGGGTGTGGATCGCCACGGCGCTCGCCCTCCTGGTCGCTCTCTCCCTGACGGGCCGTCGGCAGGCGCTGACCTCGCTGGCGGTGCTGGGTGCCACCGCGGTGGTTTTGGTCGGCGGGTTCGGCATCGGCTCGGAGATGATCGCCGAGCGGGCCGCCAGCGTGACCCAGGTGACCCGGGCCCCCGACCGCTCGGTGAACGACCGGTACACGATGTGGAGCGCGGCGGGCTCCATGTGGCGCGAGCAGCCCGTGGCCGGTGTCGGCCTCAAGGGGTTCCCCGCCCACCGCGACGCCCACGCCTCGATCGGCCTCTCCTCCGGCAGCGACACGGCGGGGGCGGGCCAGGAGTTCCGCAGGCAGGCCCTCCTCTCCCCGCACAACATGTATCTGCTGATCCTCAGCGAGCAGGGCCTCATCGGTCTGACGGCGGTCGTCGGCAGCTGGGCGGCGATCCTCGTCGGCGCGGTGCGCCGGCTGGTCCGGGCCCGTTCACGCGGCCACGCGGCCGTCGACTGCGGTCTGGTGGCGGTCGCCCTGATGACCTGGCAGAGCGTCAACTTCCTGTACTCCGACATCGGCGGCCCCACGACCGTGCTGGGCGGCGTCGTCCTGGGGCTCGCCGCCTGGTGGGCACTGGCCGAGCCGGGGAAGGCGGGCACCGCGTGA
- a CDS encoding sugar transferase encodes MTMESAPVPGAGQATAVQAHTVHPPRRSEGGTRELGGGRSGARVAPAAQLLGADAAALAGTFALCTPAGWPWPVVAAQAVAQVALHAYRGLYRLGLSPSVLSEVPALLGLALLQWYVTMEVVDAWAPAHAFGWAVLAYAAAAQTVLCAAGRAVVHRVRHRAAVRNPLSTLIVGHGPVARQVTAALYDHPEYGLRPVGRVAAPATTEEEPTARPDGVKLPVLVTPQEVGRAVVQNSVRHAVFTAPPETTPDGAALFALLTGHGCRVWLVSGDTAVATRPAGARPDHLWGFAAHPLQDGTHRPVSHAAKRVMDALLASIGLVLVAPLMAGCALAVRLSDGPGVIFRQERVGRHGRPFVLLKFRTLRPADAQESATRWNVASDGRMSRVGRLLRRTSLDELPQLWNVLRGDMSLVGPRPERPFFVAQFSRAHPGYQDRHRMPVGITGLAQVNGLRGDTSIEERARFDNRYIETWSLWQDACVLARTVGSFFRLGGS; translated from the coding sequence ATGACGATGGAGAGTGCACCGGTCCCCGGCGCCGGCCAGGCAACAGCCGTACAGGCTCACACGGTTCATCCGCCGCGAAGAAGCGAGGGCGGTACGCGGGAGCTCGGCGGTGGGCGCAGCGGCGCCCGGGTCGCGCCCGCCGCGCAGCTGCTGGGCGCCGACGCGGCGGCGCTGGCCGGCACGTTCGCCCTGTGCACCCCGGCCGGCTGGCCCTGGCCCGTGGTCGCCGCCCAGGCGGTGGCCCAGGTGGCGCTGCACGCGTACCGGGGGCTCTACCGGCTCGGCCTCTCCCCCTCGGTGCTCTCCGAAGTGCCCGCGCTCCTCGGCCTGGCCCTGCTCCAGTGGTACGTGACCATGGAGGTCGTCGACGCCTGGGCCCCGGCCCACGCGTTCGGCTGGGCGGTCCTGGCGTACGCGGCGGCCGCGCAGACGGTGCTGTGCGCCGCCGGGCGGGCCGTGGTGCACCGGGTCCGGCACCGGGCGGCCGTCCGCAACCCGCTGTCGACGCTGATCGTGGGCCACGGCCCGGTCGCCCGCCAGGTGACGGCCGCGCTGTACGACCACCCTGAGTACGGGCTGCGCCCCGTAGGCCGGGTCGCCGCACCCGCCACCACGGAGGAGGAGCCCACGGCACGGCCGGACGGGGTGAAGCTGCCGGTCCTGGTCACCCCGCAGGAGGTGGGGCGGGCCGTCGTCCAGAACAGTGTGCGGCACGCGGTGTTCACCGCCCCGCCCGAGACCACGCCCGACGGCGCCGCCCTGTTCGCCCTGCTCACCGGGCACGGCTGCCGGGTGTGGCTGGTCAGCGGCGACACGGCGGTCGCCACCCGCCCCGCCGGGGCCCGCCCGGACCATCTGTGGGGGTTCGCCGCGCACCCCCTCCAGGACGGCACGCACCGGCCGGTGAGCCATGCGGCGAAGCGGGTGATGGACGCCCTGCTGGCGTCCATCGGCCTGGTGCTGGTGGCGCCGCTGATGGCGGGATGCGCGCTGGCGGTGCGGCTCTCGGACGGTCCCGGTGTCATCTTCCGGCAGGAGCGGGTGGGCCGCCACGGCCGCCCGTTCGTCCTGCTGAAGTTCCGTACGCTGCGGCCCGCCGACGCACAGGAGTCGGCGACCCGTTGGAACGTGGCCTCCGACGGGCGGATGAGCCGGGTGGGCCGGCTGCTGCGCCGCACCTCGCTGGACGAGCTGCCGCAGCTGTGGAACGTCCTGCGCGGCGACATGAGCCTGGTCGGGCCCCGGCCCGAACGCCCCTTCTTCGTCGCGCAGTTCAGCCGCGCCCACCCCGGCTACCAGGACCGGCACCGGATGCCGGTGGGCATCACGGGGCTGGCGCAGGTGAACGGGTTGCGCGGTGACACCTCGATCGAGGAGCGGGCCCGGTTCGACAACCGGTACATCGAGACCTGGTCCCTGTGGCAGGACGCGTGCGTGCTGGCGCGGACCGTGGGCTCCTTCTTCCGGCTCGGGGGCAGCTGA
- a CDS encoding glycosyltransferase, translating to MRRAEERQLTVLHLVQPVDGGVARVVTDLVRAQAGAGLRPVVACPPGSPLAVGAAAAGAQVRGWSATRAPGPRLAGEVAAARRIVRDCRPHVVHAHSAKAGLAGRIAVRGKVPTVFQPHAWSFEAVGGRTAELALKWERFGARWADHILCVSESERRTGQEAGIAARWSVIHNGIDLDRFRPGGQADRTAARASLPLLDGVDRRAPLVVCVGRLTRQKGQDVLLDAWRRLRVPGARLVLVGDGPDRAGLEGAAPADVLFTGASADVRPWIHAADVVVLPSRWEGMALAPLEAMACGRAVVMSDVSGARESVPPGDEDHLLVPPEEPTALAASLTALLTDPELREAVSHRAQRHARAAFDVRRTAGAVAGLYQEIVSLSGPTMRKRTER from the coding sequence ATGCGTCGTGCCGAAGAAAGACAATTGACGGTCCTTCATTTGGTTCAGCCCGTGGACGGCGGAGTGGCCCGGGTCGTCACCGATCTCGTCAGGGCCCAGGCCGGCGCCGGGCTGCGGCCCGTGGTGGCCTGTCCGCCCGGAAGCCCGCTGGCCGTCGGGGCGGCCGCCGCGGGCGCTCAGGTCCGGGGCTGGTCCGCCACCCGGGCCCCTGGGCCGCGGCTGGCCGGTGAGGTCGCCGCCGCGCGGCGGATCGTCCGCGACTGCCGCCCGCACGTGGTGCACGCGCACAGCGCCAAGGCGGGGCTCGCGGGCCGGATCGCCGTGCGGGGCAAGGTGCCCACGGTGTTCCAGCCGCACGCCTGGTCCTTCGAGGCGGTGGGCGGCCGAACCGCCGAACTGGCCCTGAAATGGGAGCGGTTCGGGGCGCGCTGGGCCGATCACATCCTCTGCGTCAGCGAGTCCGAGCGGCGCACCGGCCAGGAGGCGGGGATCGCCGCCCGCTGGTCGGTGATCCACAACGGCATCGACCTCGACCGCTTCCGCCCCGGCGGACAGGCCGACCGCACCGCGGCCCGGGCCTCGCTGCCCTTACTGGACGGGGTGGATCGGCGGGCCCCCCTCGTCGTCTGCGTCGGCCGCCTGACCCGGCAGAAGGGCCAGGACGTCCTGCTCGACGCCTGGCGGCGGCTGCGGGTTCCGGGCGCGCGCCTGGTCCTGGTCGGCGACGGGCCCGACCGCGCCGGTCTGGAGGGCGCGGCCCCGGCCGATGTCCTGTTCACCGGGGCGAGCGCCGACGTACGGCCCTGGATCCACGCGGCCGACGTCGTCGTCCTGCCGTCCCGCTGGGAGGGCATGGCGCTGGCCCCGCTGGAGGCCATGGCCTGCGGCCGGGCCGTGGTGATGAGCGATGTGAGCGGGGCGCGGGAGAGCGTCCCGCCGGGCGACGAGGACCACCTCCTCGTACCGCCCGAGGAGCCCACGGCGCTCGCCGCCTCGCTCACCGCACTTCTCACCGATCCCGAGCTGCGCGAGGCGGTGTCCCACCGGGCCCAGCGCCATGCCCGGGCGGCGTTCGACGTCCGACGGACCGCGGGGGCGGTTGCCGGTCTCTACCAGGAAATTGTCTCCCTGTCCGGCCCCACGATGAGGAAGCGCACCGAGCGATGA
- a CDS encoding isochorismatase family protein, with translation MHPHPAPVQALLVVDVQAAFVAGGNPVPDAPRLLDRVDGLVRRARAAGALVVHLQNDGPAGEPDEPHTPGWELYLPVTGGPAETVIRKTEDDGFEGTPLEAELTAAGVASLAVCGVMSEMCVLATARRALELEYRVVLPHDAHATYDIPAAPGISESVPAAMASRVAEWALGDEVEVVARAGDVTFAATRAEPFADNRTA, from the coding sequence ATGCACCCCCACCCCGCCCCCGTACAGGCACTGCTCGTCGTGGATGTCCAGGCGGCCTTCGTCGCGGGCGGCAACCCCGTGCCCGACGCACCCCGGCTGCTGGACCGGGTCGACGGCCTCGTCCGCCGGGCCCGGGCGGCCGGGGCGCTCGTCGTCCACCTCCAGAACGACGGCCCGGCCGGGGAGCCCGACGAACCGCACACCCCCGGGTGGGAGTTGTACCTCCCGGTCACCGGCGGCCCCGCAGAGACCGTGATCCGCAAGACCGAGGACGACGGCTTCGAGGGCACCCCGCTGGAGGCGGAGCTGACGGCCGCCGGGGTCGCGTCGCTCGCCGTGTGCGGGGTGATGTCGGAGATGTGCGTCCTGGCCACCGCCCGCCGGGCGCTGGAGCTGGAGTACCGGGTCGTGCTGCCGCACGACGCCCACGCCACCTACGACATCCCCGCCGCGCCGGGCATCAGTGAGAGCGTTCCGGCGGCGATGGCGTCCCGGGTCGCGGAATGGGCCCTGGGCGACGAGGTGGAGGTCGTCGCCCGCGCCGGGGACGTCACCTTCGCGGCCACCCGGGCGGAGCCCTTTGCCGACAATAGAACTGCGTGA